One genomic window of Candidatus Woesearchaeota archaeon includes the following:
- a CDS encoding hemerythrin domain-containing protein, translating into METITKILIEEHKHILKVVIALKKESKKIKSGEKVNPKFFEKAIDFIKNYADKYHHAKEEEILFIELKKDDVQMHCNPMDQMLYEHEQGRDYVKMMVEGLKSNNPDLIMEGADGYSTLLEEHIFKEDNILYPMADDVLTEKAQKMMLKQAQDVAEHKYKGASEKYLKLAEELNKNGA; encoded by the coding sequence ATGGAGACAATAACTAAAATATTGATTGAAGAACACAAACACATTTTAAAAGTTGTGATTGCTTTAAAAAAAGAATCAAAAAAAATTAAAAGCGGAGAAAAGGTTAATCCTAAATTCTTTGAAAAAGCAATTGACTTTATAAAAAATTATGCTGATAAGTACCACCATGCCAAAGAAGAAGAGATTCTGTTTATTGAACTGAAAAAAGATGATGTGCAAATGCATTGCAACCCAATGGATCAGATGTTATATGAGCATGAACAAGGAAGAGATTATGTTAAGATGATGGTTGAAGGTTTAAAATCAAATAATCCGGATTTGATCATGGAAGGTGCCGACGGATATAGCACATTGCTTGAAGAACATATATTCAAGGAAGATAATATTTTGTATCCGATGGCAGACGATGTGTTGACTGAAAAAGCGCAAAAAATGATGCTGAAACAAGCACAAGATGTGGCGGAGCATAAGTATAAGGGTGCAAGTGAAAAATATTTAAAACTTGCAGAGGAATTAAATAAAAATGGTGCTTAG
- a CDS encoding helix-turn-helix transcriptional regulator, producing MYSKCTVFKTTNFIGKRWTLVILNELNKNPGVKRYSELKNSIIEITPKLLSLRLKELEKEGLISKQIDASNFPIKCEYKLTDSGKDFIRIIQDMKEWALKWGLRNKVCENTDCQKCTL from the coding sequence ATGTATTCAAAATGTACGGTTTTCAAAACCACTAACTTTATAGGTAAACGATGGACTTTAGTAATTTTAAACGAGCTTAATAAAAATCCGGGAGTTAAAAGATATTCTGAATTAAAAAATTCAATAATAGAGATTACACCTAAATTATTATCATTGAGGTTAAAGGAGCTTGAGAAAGAGGGTTTAATCAGCAAACAAATCGATGCTTCTAATTTTCCTATAAAGTGCGAATATAAATTAACTGATAGTGGTAAAGACTTTATTAGAATTATACAAGATATGAAAGAGTGGGCGCTTAAATGGGGTTTAAGGAATAAAGTGTGTGAAAATACTGATTGTCAGAAGTGTACATTATAA